In one Oncorhynchus nerka isolate Pitt River linkage group LG7, Oner_Uvic_2.0, whole genome shotgun sequence genomic region, the following are encoded:
- the LOC115131433 gene encoding uncharacterized protein LOC115131433 isoform X2: protein MFEQLSSLSLTLQRNDLTLPQATSELRKTVTRLEALNLQTMLAQQQGDERRFQGITLNVNLKGFMDLTSPQLKRHMKAAINMGVDDLKARFGGLLKDEGVQTPVESFRVLNPDTWPEDQASLLTFGNDGVADLMRHFKEPIERSGCNMAAIQDEWQGLKILVSHKFKDKSYSGLWETMLTKDPYRHDYKNILELVQLMLVLPISAAQCERDFSAQNWITNSTRSCLGVSTTEDEDQPGGVFC, encoded by the exons ATGTTTGAGCAGCTATCTTCACTTAGCCTCACCCTGCAAAGGAATGACCTGACCCTCCCCCAAGCCACATCAGAGTTGAGGAAGACAGTGACCAGACTGGAAGCACTAAATCTTCAGACCATGCTTGCTCAGCagcagggtgatgagaggagatTCCAG GGAATAACACTGAATGTGAATCTGAAAGGCTTCATGGACCTCACCAGTCCCCAGCTGAAGCGGCACATGAAGGCGGCCATCAACATGGGCGTGGATGATCTCAAAGCCAGGTTTGGTGGTTTGCTGAAGGATGAGGGTGTCCAGACCCCAGTGGAGTCTTTCAGAGTGCTAAACCCTGACACCTGGCCAGAAGACCAGGCCAGCCTTCTCACCTTTGGCAATGATGGTGTGGCAGACCTGATGAGGCATTTCAAGGAGCCAATAGAGAG ATCGGGGTGCAACATGGCTGCAATCCAGGATGAGTGGCAGGGGCTGAAAATCCTGGTCAGCCACAAATTCAAGGACAAGTCCTACAGTGGCCTGTGGGAGACCATGTTGACAAAGGACCCCTACAGGCACGATTACAAG AACATACTGGAGTTGGTGCAGCTTATGCTGGTGCTGCCCATTTCAGCCGCCCAGTGTGAGCGAGACTTCTCTGCGCAGAACTGGATTACGAATTCGACAAGAAGCTGCCTTGGGGTCTCCACCACCGAAGATGAGGATCAGCCTGGAGGGGTCTTCTGTTGA
- the LOC115131433 gene encoding uncharacterized protein LOC115131433 isoform X1: MVNALFCVFCHFVSDMFEQLSSLSLTLQRNDLTLPQATSELRKTVTRLEALNLQTMLAQQQGDERRFQGITLNVNLKGFMDLTSPQLKRHMKAAINMGVDDLKARFGGLLKDEGVQTPVESFRVLNPDTWPEDQASLLTFGNDGVADLMRHFKEPIERSGCNMAAIQDEWQGLKILVSHKFKDKSYSGLWETMLTKDPYRHDYKNILELVQLMLVLPISAAQCERDFSAQNWITNSTRSCLGVSTTEDEDQPGGVFC; encoded by the exons ATGGTGAATGCACTCTTTTGTGTATTCTGCCATTTTGTTTCAGACATGTTTGAGCAGCTATCTTCACTTAGCCTCACCCTGCAAAGGAATGACCTGACCCTCCCCCAAGCCACATCAGAGTTGAGGAAGACAGTGACCAGACTGGAAGCACTAAATCTTCAGACCATGCTTGCTCAGCagcagggtgatgagaggagatTCCAG GGAATAACACTGAATGTGAATCTGAAAGGCTTCATGGACCTCACCAGTCCCCAGCTGAAGCGGCACATGAAGGCGGCCATCAACATGGGCGTGGATGATCTCAAAGCCAGGTTTGGTGGTTTGCTGAAGGATGAGGGTGTCCAGACCCCAGTGGAGTCTTTCAGAGTGCTAAACCCTGACACCTGGCCAGAAGACCAGGCCAGCCTTCTCACCTTTGGCAATGATGGTGTGGCAGACCTGATGAGGCATTTCAAGGAGCCAATAGAGAG ATCGGGGTGCAACATGGCTGCAATCCAGGATGAGTGGCAGGGGCTGAAAATCCTGGTCAGCCACAAATTCAAGGACAAGTCCTACAGTGGCCTGTGGGAGACCATGTTGACAAAGGACCCCTACAGGCACGATTACAAG AACATACTGGAGTTGGTGCAGCTTATGCTGGTGCTGCCCATTTCAGCCGCCCAGTGTGAGCGAGACTTCTCTGCGCAGAACTGGATTACGAATTCGACAAGAAGCTGCCTTGGGGTCTCCACCACCGAAGATGAGGATCAGCCTGGAGGGGTCTTCTGTTGA